Within the Vanessa cardui chromosome 6, ilVanCard2.1, whole genome shotgun sequence genome, the region AGCATATCAATGCCGTGGCTATAAAGGCCTTCAATATTTCCTTTTTATCACTTaacattcctcatcctaatccTTCTCTTGCTTCGGAATTACTCTCCATTTTCTCTTCCCTTCCATGCCCCATTCTTGTTATGGGGGATTTTAACTCCCACCATTCATTATGGGGCTCCTATTACTGTGCTGGATTTGCTCCCTAGTTGGTGGACATTGCTGAGGATGAAATTTATGCATTCTTAACGATGGCTCGCCGACTCGTAGAGTTTACCCAAATCAGAATCCTCGTTCCGCTATTGATCTAACCCTATCATCTCCCTCCCTATCCTCACAAATCTCTTGGAATATCCTCAAATCATCATTTGGAAGTGACCATTTCCCTATCCTTCTTTCACTTAATAACAGATCCTTCACACTCATCAAATCATGCCCACTCCTAAAATATAGACTCAACAACGTTAATTGGTTAGCATACGCTAACTCGGCTAATGCCATGTTGGACTCTCTCCCTGATTTTGTGAATGATGAGAATGTCGTTGCCTGCTACGAACTTTTTGTTGATGCGATCAAGTCCTCTGCTGATGCACAattccttttaaaaaataccagCAAAAAGACATTGCTTTCCCCtccttggtgggatgaggaatgtaatgtcatggtccaacagagatctgaagccgaagagtcaCACAGTCTCTATGACtccacaaaatttcatcaaatatcagCGCATTGATGCCAAAATTAAAAGACTgttttcaaaaaagaaaaagcagGGTTGGACCAACTTCTGTGAATCCCTCAGTCCTCGGTCTCCACCTCAAACAGTTTGGACAAATCTTAAGAAATTTCGTCGTTCCCTCAACTCAGAAAATCCAAATGCCAATAATCCTTCCATATGGCTTAATGATTTTGCTGCCAAGCTTGCACCCCCCTTTGTCCCAGACAAGGATAGCTTTTTAAAGTTGCAACCAGCATCTGCATGAGATGATATGGATAGCCCCTTTACTCTCTCGGAACTCCATACAGCCCTAAAGGGACTTAAGGACTCGTCaccaggggaagatggcgtgcccTACTCTTTCATAATCAACCTTagtgataaagctaaatgcgtctacttgaatttaattaatgcttttttctcgGCAGGAATCGTCTcggaatcttggaagtcccaaattattatccccATTCTCAAACCAGGAAAAAGCCCATTGGACCCAAGttcttatagacccattgctttatcatctacattagtaaaaataaCTGAACATCTCCTGAAAAACTGCttggaatggataatggaaagcaggaatattctctcgccctctcaatttggctttcgaaaGGGTTTGAGCACTCTTGATAGTCTCAGCATTCTTACGACAGACGAATAGCCGAATAGCctttgctaacggagagtaccttgtgggtgtttttctagatattacttctgcatatgataatgtttttcttccggtactcaggcaaaaactgcaacagctgagtatccctccgaggattactcatttcatatgtaatctgcttttttgcagatcaatttctgttaaataccaaaattgtattctGCCCCCCCGACtcgtctggaaaggtctcccgCAAGGCTCAGTCCTCagctttatagcatttatactcACGATCTCGAGCTGTCtgttaataacttttgtaacattcttcaatatgctgatgacattgtATTATATCTTAGATCTCCTTCAGTCCAAAACTTAACATTgcaattaaactctgctttgcattatcttgacctatggctctctgaccatggcttatCCTTATCAGTAGATAAGACTCAGGCAGTTGCTTTTACACGGAAAAGGTTAATCCCGGTCTTTGATCTGTTTTGTGGGGATCAGCGCATCAACTTTGTCAATAAGGCGAAATTTTTAGGCATCATACTCGATAACAAGCTGAACGGAATTTGTCATTCTGaacatatattatcaaaaagtgTGAAAAAGGCATTAACGTCCTTAGAGCAGTCTCAGgtgtctggtggggagctcacccctattctctcaaactactgtacaatgcaatagttcctagtcatttggactatggactatTTATTTTAGACCCTTTTAATAAATCCGCATCCGATAAACTCAATAAAATCCAACATAAATGCCTTAGAATAATAATAGGAGCAATGAAGTCTTCTCCTACTAACGCCCTGCAagttgaatgtgttgatcctccacttcaactgagaagacaatttttatgcgaccgCTTTGTGGTAAAATCATTACAGCTGTCCTCTCACCCTCTCTGGTCCCGTTTAAACATACTGTCCCAACTATGTGATCGCCCTAACAGTAAATCCttattatgaatttttattaatttcaataagaaAACTGTAACAATATTCATATGTAATGTGTTATAAGACGTTTGTTTTTCGGCTCGGCATTGTATGTCTCTATTGCTCATGtatgtatgataaataaatatgtatctttaataattaaaaatgtctgtaatTTGGTCAGCGATAGGGAGTATTGtattttgaaaaagtattttgaaaataCCTATTTTGCATTTagcatttgaaatacaaaacgtAAACCTATTtggtattttgtatttaaatgctTTTTCAAAACCATTTTGTACATCTCTGATTATTAATTCGTCATATCGTTTAATGTAcactaatttaaatacttatcaCGCATACTTTTGATGTGTATTCAAAGTACAATGTGTCGCCATTTGTCTTTTGAACTATCTCCGTGTATGTTACGCTGTTGTTTGATTctaaatcataaattatatcacattattattgcatattatgaatatagcatggtctattgaatttactttattatatacaattattattgtaattaattgaccaataatttgtaaaactgtaattaatattattttatatggcttagtatttaatactggcatgtaatactattccttattttaaatattattgagctgtaattagaaaacaattcgacgatagcgtggcattctaacaaaagatagagagattggagcatcattttaaaacgataaaattattttggccatccccaactactgaaattacactaatCAATATTGCAAACAAAATCTTTCATTGTTCTATTTTATTCACAACCTAACAGTCGGCAGACGTTGTCGTGTTCCTATATTAAACCTTTACTGGAAAACGTTGTATCTACTGGTAGCATTTTTCAATAAGGCAAAAAGAAAACGTTTCCAGATTTATGAgcatagatttttttgttttacagttttatcaattaaaatttattttattcattcgaAAAGGACGAgtgataaaaacatttaaataaaattgcagcccaattatttattatacattaaattttatcaaacattaataaatatagttataaaaaatataaatggaatgaagtataaaatattctacattACAATCACAGATTATGATCACCTTATCTTAGCCTAATATATTTctgtcaataataatttattttgttgtaagaAATTTAGTCATTAACGGCTTTactttagattatttataaattatctagaTAGCGACGTCGcgctacaaaataattaaaaccaatGATCAAACTTTACCTACTATCTTGGTGTGTGTGACAGCTATGCTTATGCTACACACATCATACCTCAACTCAAACTCatactactttactagtgtgcgtgtaaTTACTGGCCAACGGTTGCccgttattttattacatgtgcACAGCAGTGACAGTTTATCTAGAttctagacatataaataatcaaaggcCTTTACCTACAAAAGTTGTatagagtaaaaaaaatattagagacAAATTTGTATCAAATAAGCAAACAACataaaatgttgtaaataaagtctgtaagtaggtattatttaaatatatttatcaaatgaaaaataaaaaagtgaaaataataagtacttactcattatttttaaatgcataaGGTAATTTTTTAGGCACACAGTTGTTTCCCTGTATTCAGTCAAAGTTAGAATTCAATTTTATTGCTATTTAGTGttgcaaacccgcctgggtaggtaccactaatCCTTACTTTTTTCTACCGCGAAAAAGAAATACTTAGAATTATTATGTGCCTGTAGTAAACACGTGTAACTATAAACACAAGAAATTAAACCATATTCTCATGGCGATGAgaatgggtaatatttcttacggcgcaAACATCTACGGGTGATAGTGATCGCTTAGTAGGAGGTGGATATTTGATCGAattacctattttatatttaaaaatatacttacaaaagtatgtaaataataatgtaaatgcctttacaaataattatctcTATTAACCTTTCaccaatatatttgatatttattcaatcgcacacattattaataataatatttaacctttAAAAAGGTATGCAGTACTCTTAATATTACGAATGGTCatcataattcatattatagtataattgCTTGTCATATGTTACAAACTACTTTTACTAATACCGGGCAGTCCAGCATCAATAAACAGTTTATTCCAAAAATCTATATGAATTTTATCATCATTTGTTCCCATGGACAATGTTTCATCTATACGCAAATACTCTCTGCTCGATTTTGTGTATGGACTGTATGGtttccatttaaaattaaatgtattatccGGAGTCgggtttctgaaaaaaaaagcgGTTATTATAATAGGTATGTTTTGACTTGTTTGTTACATTATCTAATTTGACGATACTGATAAATATTCATcgactttaattaattcaaaatggtACATAGTTACAGTTATCATTTAGTATCCTGTCACTTAGCTATTGTCACACTAACTTACAAACACTCTTCTATAAAACACAAAATGGTACAAAATCAACCTTTCGAATCCAATGGCGCATATGTCATCATTAAGAATTAGATCAAAAGttgtatatacaaattattaggCAGTGTTACATATGACTTTAGttacattagaaaaaaaaattacccagTTTTAGCAAAATCGGCCCAAAATTTTGTGACCATATATACTTGGTCTCTTAATTTCTTCTCCTCTTGACATTGTTCTCTACTGTTCATATTATTAAAGATGTAGAATAAGTCATCTGCATGACATGCACCGTCATAAGCTGCCAATCCTAACATTATCTTTATCAAATTCAAATCTGACACCAAGttaaatctatacatgtaaACTGTCTCACATACATTAGCATAGAAATGAAGAAATCTATAAATGTCATATACAATTAATTGTAGTCCTCCAATGATCGCTAATTGTTCAGTGTCATTTCGTGTGATATCTCTGTTTTCAAAATAGAAATGCTTTATGCGATCACCCAATTCTTTAGCCTTCTCCTCTGATATTGCCATACTTATTTGTTTTGGCAAAAAATAGGATGggaacttatttttaatatccaattttttcaattcatttgGCACTGATATCAAGCCTTCTCCAGTTGTATAACCagttaaaaatggaattttttgtattttgccTGACATTAGCATATCAATAGGATTTCTATTAAGGAATGCTTCACAACCAGAAAATTCTTTTTCCACCACAGGAGTAAAAATCATTGGCATTCCTCTCACCTTTTCCTCTCGcgtcataatattatatgttataccTGCTAATTTATTACTTGGTATACTTTGTAAGAACTCCAGCAGTTCATAAGGATCATTGGTGTTGTTGCCTAAATATTTTCCGAGTTTAAAAGCATTCTCTCTAGCATTATCTTGAAATGCCCAATCTGCTAAGAATGTTCCACTTTGTGCTATTGCTTTCTGAAATAATCCTTTGGCTGTAGGAGATATCATGTGGTATGTGACTGATGCACCACCAGCACTCTCTCCAAAAATAGTGATGTTTTCTGGATCTCCCCCAAATTGGgtgatgttatttttaaccCAATGAAATGCTGCAATCTGATCTTTTAAGCCAGCATTACCAGGTACTTCTGGGATATCAAGACAAAGAAAACCAAAAGCCTCTAACCTATAATTAATAGTCACTAAAATAACATTGTGTTGAATTAAAAACTCTGGACCGAGCATGTCAGAATTTCCAGACCCAGCTTGAAAACCTCCTCCatgaataaaaatcataacTGGTAGCTTAGAATCTGATTGTAGTGATTGTGTGTAGATATTCAGAAAGAGGCAATTTTCACTGCCTTCTAAAATATTCCGAGATAGAAGATCAGTTTGGGGACATACTGGGCCATGGTCTATTGCTTTTAATATCCCATTCCATGGTGCCAAGGGCTTAGGTGCCTAAAAATTTGATAAAGTTAGGAGATTAAAGAAGTATATTATTCCACAGTTTAGATGTTTACtagtaagatttatttaattgaacataaagttattatttatcaattttaagtttactaataataaatcaaacaacaattaaataagatCATATTGTACAAGCAGCATAAactgaaattaacaaaaactcacaaaatattttcatatcagtaaattataataaatattatatactatattcaacATTATACGACATATACTGACATTCCAAAGCATGTCCTTTCATGGATCcgtaatgaatatcatagattattcaaggtATTGAATCAATTAATTGacaaaattgtatatttgtattaattccTCATTGGAATAGGCAATAATTTTAGtatggaattattattatatagtatttatatgcTGCAAGCCAACATGAGTGTGTTATCCTGATATTAAACTCACCGTGAACCTTAGTTTCCCTATAGGAGGTTCGGCATATGGTATTCCTTTGAAGCTGTAGTATTTTGTCCCATCAGGCAATTTTTGAGTAGCACCTTGTAATTTTCCTTCTTTTACTGTCACTATGGGATTATtcttaaaacaaatcaataatgAACATCATGAAggtttataacatataatagtagtagtaagtagtaaaaatatatgaaattacaGTTAAAATGAGGTTTACCCTCCCATAAGAATTTATAACtccaaaacatattattttttaattaaaggcCATGCAAATGAAACCatcatatattaatttcattttctttgcCTTGACTggctcaaaatataaaaatattaagtgtggatcaagtattgtttatatctaaataataacattacatattgTTACAGGTTGCTTCTCTTATATGCAAGGCAAAATCAGgagtatgtaaaaaaaatagggAAATTAACTTACCATTGCACTCGAAGTACCAAAaaacctaaaattaaaaaataaatttggaaagtttctgtttataaataaattcatcctGTGTTATACTTAGAAAATATACCACTCATAAAATGAAATGGATTAccaagtttaaatataattaatattgagtaCGATTTACGATATTACGaggcattaaaattaattcataccTTATAATTGTATGATACTGTGCCAActacaatttcaaataaaataaaccataaAAGTCAGTTGTCACTTGTCAATGTCgcaatcatttttgtttttattttttttactttgttgaCTATTTGTGACAAAAAGGTATCACACCACGCAGCTCCAGCTCGAGCTCCAGAAATAAACCAAAAAAAGTAccaggtttattttaaaatgagcataaatctttttttttatatatcaaaattttatattatttatttaaatgacaactGACGacttttttagtttataaaaaacaaacgagcaggaggctcatctgatggagaGTGATTATCACCGCTCATAAACA harbors:
- the LOC124530369 gene encoding juvenile hormone esterase-like isoform X2, whose protein sequence is MNNPIVTVKEGKLQGATQKLPDGTKYYSFKGIPYAEPPIGKLRFTAPKPLAPWNGILKAIDHGPVCPQTDLLSRNILEGSENCLFLNIYTQSLQSDSKLPVMIFIHGGGFQAGSGNSDMLGPEFLIQHNVILVTINYRLEAFGFLCLDIPEVPGNAGLKDQIAAFHWVKNNITQFGGDPENITIFGESAGGASVTYHMISPTAKGLFQKAIAQSGTFLADWAFQDNARENAFKLGKYLGNNTNDPYELLEFLQSIPSNKLAGITYNIMTREEKVRGMPMIFTPVVEKEFSGCEAFLNRNPIDMLMSGKIQKIPFLTGYTTGEGLISVPNELKKLDIKNKFPSYFLPKQISMAISEEKAKELGDRIKHFYFENRDITRNDTEQLAIIGGLQLIVYDIYRFLHFYANVCETVYMYRFNLVSDLNLIKIMLGLAAYDGACHADDLFYIFNNMNSREQCQEEKKLRDQVYMVTKFWADFAKTGNPTPDNTFNFKWKPYSPYTKSSREYLRIDETLSMGTNDDKIHIDFWNKLFIDAGLPGISKSSL
- the LOC124530369 gene encoding juvenile hormone esterase-like isoform X1, which translates into the protein MNLFINRNFPNLFFNFRFFGTSSAMNNPIVTVKEGKLQGATQKLPDGTKYYSFKGIPYAEPPIGKLRFTAPKPLAPWNGILKAIDHGPVCPQTDLLSRNILEGSENCLFLNIYTQSLQSDSKLPVMIFIHGGGFQAGSGNSDMLGPEFLIQHNVILVTINYRLEAFGFLCLDIPEVPGNAGLKDQIAAFHWVKNNITQFGGDPENITIFGESAGGASVTYHMISPTAKGLFQKAIAQSGTFLADWAFQDNARENAFKLGKYLGNNTNDPYELLEFLQSIPSNKLAGITYNIMTREEKVRGMPMIFTPVVEKEFSGCEAFLNRNPIDMLMSGKIQKIPFLTGYTTGEGLISVPNELKKLDIKNKFPSYFLPKQISMAISEEKAKELGDRIKHFYFENRDITRNDTEQLAIIGGLQLIVYDIYRFLHFYANVCETVYMYRFNLVSDLNLIKIMLGLAAYDGACHADDLFYIFNNMNSREQCQEEKKLRDQVYMVTKFWADFAKTGNPTPDNTFNFKWKPYSPYTKSSREYLRIDETLSMGTNDDKIHIDFWNKLFIDAGLPGISKSSL